A section of the Drosophila subobscura isolate 14011-0131.10 chromosome A, UCBerk_Dsub_1.0, whole genome shotgun sequence genome encodes:
- the LOC117891561 gene encoding uncharacterized protein LOC117891561 yields MNQNKNELPGKGPKPRSNEDYIRIRLAKKHSKRSFDSSEHQMNPQSLGSGQGRAMGMGPCPLLPAPLDIAAMMSLPPVPKLALPQQFQTFGQPLPVASTVDAPLDMETSPTYDQQPEPMDWM; encoded by the coding sequence ATGAATCAGAACAAAAACGAACTCCCAGGAAAGGGACCGAAGCCGCGCTCCAATGAGGACTACATCAGAATCAGGTTGGCCAAGAAGCACAGCAAGAGGTCCTTCGATTCGTCCGAACATCAAATGAACCCGCAGTCGCTGGGCTCGGGCCAGGGCCGAGCCATGGGAATGGGCCCATGCCCACTGCTGCCCGCACCGCTGGACATTGCAGCGATGATGTCGCTGCCGCCAGTGCCAAAGCTGGCACTGCCCCAGCAATTCCAGACTTTTGGTCAGCCGTTGCCAGTCGCCTCCACAGTGGATGCGCCCCTAGATATGGAAACGTCACCAACTTATgaccagcagccagaaccGATGGATTGGATGTAG
- the LOC117891570 gene encoding uncharacterized protein LOC117891570, protein MFQLAQRRGKAPVLIMRFPGSSDTTILLPVQRNYTQAEVERMQQRLDTGKLPSKKKTSKKHRKSDEKEEDETRRKVPRKVISTLIKSHQAPRLCLVDVYMVIAGVTQLINV, encoded by the exons ATGTTTCAGCTGGCACAGCGCAGGGGCAAGGCGCCGG TTTTAATTATGCGCTTCCCAGGCTCCAGCGACACAACAATTCTGCTGCCCGTGCAGCGGAACTATACCCAGGCGGAGGTCGAGCGGATGCAGCAGAGGCTGGACACGGGCAAGTTGCCGTCCAAAAAGAAGACCTCCAAGAAGCATCGGAAGAGTGACGAGAAGGAAGAGGATGAGACGCGTCGCAAGGTGCCCAGGAAAGTCATCTCCACTCTGATCAAATCACATCAAGCACCCAGGCTCTGCCTCGTAGATGTTTACATGGTGATCGCTGGCGTTACCCAActaattaatgtttaa